One window of the Salminus brasiliensis chromosome 1, fSalBra1.hap2, whole genome shotgun sequence genome contains the following:
- the LOC140554891 gene encoding E3 ubiquitin/ISG15 ligase TRIM25-like isoform X3 yields MAEASISVDQDQFSCPVCLDLLKDPVTINCGHSFCMVCINGHWDQENQRGVYSCPQCRETFTPRPVLRRNNMLAEVVEKLKETEVQSASPVHCYAGPGDVECDFCTGRKLKAVKSCLMCLASFCETHLKPHYDVPALKKHKLVSASSQLQEQICSQHDKLIEIYCRTDQKLICYLCMMHEHKCHDTVAAAGERTERQRIQEKEKRLQELKRAMKTLKSSAQAAVEDSERIFTELILFIEKKRSEVTELIRAQEKTELSGAEELLEQLKQEITDLKRRHTELEQLSHKEDDIQFLQSFQSLCDSSGSDSPNIPVRHHLSFDEVIKSVSDLKKQLGEFCEEKLSRMSSQAAAVQILLTEPKSREDFLQYFCRLTLATNTAHHYLILSKKKRVVKSTNQVQPYSNHPERFNYWWQVLSKESVSGRCYWEVEWTSKNYVAISVSYKGISRKGSGYECLFGHNDQSWSLETSFPLSFWHNSIETKLSAPQSSRIGVYVDHSAGTLSFYSVSDTMTLLHTVHTTFTQPLYAGFWFSTESTVTLCNSK; encoded by the exons ATGGCAGAGGCCAGTATTTCAGTAGATCAGGAtcagttcagctgtccagtctgTCTGGATCTGCTGAAGGATCCAGTAACCATCAACTGTGGACACAGTTTCTGTATGGTGTGCATTAATGGACACTGGGATCAGGAGAATCAGAGGGGGGTCTACAGCTGCCCCCAGTGCAGAGAGACGTTCACTCCGAGGCCTGTTCTACGCAGAAACAACATGCTGGCTGAAGTGGTGGAGAAGTTGAAGGAGACAGAAGTCCAGTCTGCTTCTCCTGTCCACTGTTATGCTGGACCTGGAGATGTAGAGTGTGATTTCTGTACTGGGAGAAAACTCAAAGCTGTCAAGTCCTGTCTGATGTGTTTGGCTTCCTTTTGTGAAACTCATCTTAAACCTCACTATGACGTCCCTGCTTTGAAAAAACACAAGCTGGTCAGTGCTTCTTCTCAACTACAGGAGCAGATCTGCTCCCAGCATGACAAACTGATTGAGATCTACTGTCGCACCGACCAGAAATTAATCTGTTATTTGTGCATGATGCATGAACACAAATGCCATGATACAGTTGCAGCTGCAGGAGAAAGAACTGAGAGACAG AGAAtccaggagaaagagaagaggctGCAGGAACTAAAACGGGCTATGAAAACTCTTAAG AGCTCTGCACAGGCAGCAGTGGAGGACAGTGAGAGGATCTTCACTGAGCTAATCCTCTTCATTGAGAAGAAGCGCTCTGAGGTAACAGAGCTGATCAGAGCTCAGGAGAAGACTGAACTGAGTGGAGCTGAAGAACTCCTGGAGCAGCTGAAGCAGGAGATCACTGATCTAAAGAGGAGACACACTGAGCTGGAGCAGCTTTCACACAAAGAGGACGACATCCAGTTCCTCCAg AGTTTTCAGTCTCTCTGTGATTCTTCTGGATCTGACTCTCCCAACATCCCTGTCCGTCACCATCTCTCATTTGATGAAGTGATCAAATCTGTATCTGATCTAAAAAAGCAACTAGGGGAATTCTGTGAAGAGAAGCTCAGCAGAATGTCATCACAAG CTGCAGCAGTTCAGATTTTACTCACAGAACCAAAAAgcagagaagactttctgcaAT atTTCTGTCGACTGACTCTGGCAACAAACACAGCACATCATTACCTCATTCTGTCTAAGAAAAAAAGAGTGGTGAAAAGCACTAACCAAGTCCAGCCATATTCAAATCATCCAGAGAGATTCAACTACTGGTGGCAGGTGTTGAGTAAGGAGAGTGTGAGTGGGCGCTGTTACTGGGAGGTTGAGTGGACCAGTAAGAATTATGTGGCCATATCAGTCTCATATAAAGGGATTAGCAGGAAAGGATCAGGTTATGAGTGTTTGTTTGGACACAATGATCAGTCCTGGAGTCTGGAGACttcatttcctctctctttctggcacAACAGCATTGAGACTAAGCTCTCAGCTCCACAATCCTCTAGAATAGGAGTGTATGTGGATCACAGTGCAGGAactctgtccttctacagcgTCTCTGACACAATGACCCTCCTACACACAGTCCACACCACCTTCACTCAGCCTCTCTACGCTGGATTCTGGTTTTCTACTGAATCGACTGTGACATTATGCAATTCCAAATGA
- the LOC140554891 gene encoding E3 ubiquitin/ISG15 ligase TRIM25-like isoform X1, translating into MAEASISVDQDQFSCPVCLDLLKDPVTINCGHSFCMVCINGHWDQENQRGVYSCPQCRETFTPRPVLRRNNMLAEVVEKLKETEVQSASPVHCYAGPGDVECDFCTGRKLKAVKSCLMCLASFCETHLKPHYDVPALKKHKLVSASSQLQEQICSQHDKLIEIYCRTDQKLICYLCMMHEHKCHDTVAAAGERTERQSQLNTITTTSRQRIQEKEKRLQELKRAMKTLKSSAQAAVEDSERIFTELILFIEKKRSEVTELIRAQEKTELSGAEELLEQLKQEITDLKRRHTELEQLSHKEDDIQFLQSFQSLCDSSGSDSPNIPVRHHLSFDEVIKSVSDLKKQLGEFCEEKLSRMSSQAAAVQILLTEPKSREDFLQYFCRLTLATNTAHHYLILSKKKRVVKSTNQVQPYSNHPERFNYWWQVLSKESVSGRCYWEVEWTSKNYVAISVSYKGISRKGSGYECLFGHNDQSWSLETSFPLSFWHNSIETKLSAPQSSRIGVYVDHSAGTLSFYSVSDTMTLLHTVHTTFTQPLYAGFWFSTESTVTLCNSK; encoded by the exons ATGGCAGAGGCCAGTATTTCAGTAGATCAGGAtcagttcagctgtccagtctgTCTGGATCTGCTGAAGGATCCAGTAACCATCAACTGTGGACACAGTTTCTGTATGGTGTGCATTAATGGACACTGGGATCAGGAGAATCAGAGGGGGGTCTACAGCTGCCCCCAGTGCAGAGAGACGTTCACTCCGAGGCCTGTTCTACGCAGAAACAACATGCTGGCTGAAGTGGTGGAGAAGTTGAAGGAGACAGAAGTCCAGTCTGCTTCTCCTGTCCACTGTTATGCTGGACCTGGAGATGTAGAGTGTGATTTCTGTACTGGGAGAAAACTCAAAGCTGTCAAGTCCTGTCTGATGTGTTTGGCTTCCTTTTGTGAAACTCATCTTAAACCTCACTATGACGTCCCTGCTTTGAAAAAACACAAGCTGGTCAGTGCTTCTTCTCAACTACAGGAGCAGATCTGCTCCCAGCATGACAAACTGATTGAGATCTACTGTCGCACCGACCAGAAATTAATCTGTTATTTGTGCATGATGCATGAACACAAATGCCATGATACAGTTGCAGCTGCAGGAGAAAGAACTGAGAGACAG AGTCAGTTAAATACAATAACAACAACCTCCCGGCAGAGAAtccaggagaaagagaagaggctGCAGGAACTAAAACGGGCTATGAAAACTCTTAAG AGCTCTGCACAGGCAGCAGTGGAGGACAGTGAGAGGATCTTCACTGAGCTAATCCTCTTCATTGAGAAGAAGCGCTCTGAGGTAACAGAGCTGATCAGAGCTCAGGAGAAGACTGAACTGAGTGGAGCTGAAGAACTCCTGGAGCAGCTGAAGCAGGAGATCACTGATCTAAAGAGGAGACACACTGAGCTGGAGCAGCTTTCACACAAAGAGGACGACATCCAGTTCCTCCAg AGTTTTCAGTCTCTCTGTGATTCTTCTGGATCTGACTCTCCCAACATCCCTGTCCGTCACCATCTCTCATTTGATGAAGTGATCAAATCTGTATCTGATCTAAAAAAGCAACTAGGGGAATTCTGTGAAGAGAAGCTCAGCAGAATGTCATCACAAG CTGCAGCAGTTCAGATTTTACTCACAGAACCAAAAAgcagagaagactttctgcaAT atTTCTGTCGACTGACTCTGGCAACAAACACAGCACATCATTACCTCATTCTGTCTAAGAAAAAAAGAGTGGTGAAAAGCACTAACCAAGTCCAGCCATATTCAAATCATCCAGAGAGATTCAACTACTGGTGGCAGGTGTTGAGTAAGGAGAGTGTGAGTGGGCGCTGTTACTGGGAGGTTGAGTGGACCAGTAAGAATTATGTGGCCATATCAGTCTCATATAAAGGGATTAGCAGGAAAGGATCAGGTTATGAGTGTTTGTTTGGACACAATGATCAGTCCTGGAGTCTGGAGACttcatttcctctctctttctggcacAACAGCATTGAGACTAAGCTCTCAGCTCCACAATCCTCTAGAATAGGAGTGTATGTGGATCACAGTGCAGGAactctgtccttctacagcgTCTCTGACACAATGACCCTCCTACACACAGTCCACACCACCTTCACTCAGCCTCTCTACGCTGGATTCTGGTTTTCTACTGAATCGACTGTGACATTATGCAATTCCAAATGA